One genomic segment of Helianthus annuus cultivar XRQ/B chromosome 14, HanXRQr2.0-SUNRISE, whole genome shotgun sequence includes these proteins:
- the LOC118486474 gene encoding uncharacterized protein LOC118486474: protein MPRRGMYSTSNVSVIDGLFEISKPVELDGMWGYGGGYTAAKVDTHANPSSNATETVQDADVLIPREVNKKVQEKFENVLYGYFLGNRLPFPVVEYYAKNVWSKHGFAKIMMNSEGFFFFKFNSKEGMLKVLEEGPWLIRKVPLFLNVWSPSVNLRKECIKSVPVWVKFQNVPIAVYTDDGLSLLASKLGTPKRLDGYTADMCVDNWGRSSFARALIEINADNDLKDFITVAIPKLDEDGYITEKVKVEYEWKPQRCSVCCVFGHNDQTCPKNVVTKAKQVVIDDEGFITDKRKTARIGVMQKKQKAKFVYRPKVGNSGASTSGTKNDKPDSSVNGNVATKNSFEALSKADGDADNSLANEKSTGPKADVRNRPNVSCEEEEAVEVVPTEMSKFMSDTSRGNNAEGASTPGFTESHIHVNKLSDICSKVFRNWCWTSNGGLCSRENKYHDRRSLWKDLCNFNALAREKPWIVLGDFNVALNMEDCLSGPSNHSIGMREFYDCVKETELLDILSHGIHYTWNQKPREGIGVMKKLDRVMGNLKFLELFPYGHALFKPARISDHSPCILKISSTARSKPKPFKFPNFIVTKAEFRQAVSCEWAKDVQGYSMFAVVKKIRNLKPIFRKILFRQGNLHERVADLRLKLDHIQQQVDANPLDLMLRDDHAKCLREFQTAAYDEECFLKQKAKVEWLCAGDANTAFFHKCVQSRNARNKISSIMDVQGNRYEGDQVRTAFLNHYTNFLGMEDQVENLDIGDLFVNTLTDFSANHMVRSVTRDEVKKAMFGIGENKAPGPDGYTSDFFKHSWDVVGDQVTNAVLDFFENGQMLKQINHTIIALVPKKESPNTVQDYMLISCCNVLFKCISKIITDRIKGSLDGLVSINQSAFVSGRKITDNILLTQELMHNYHIDRGPSRCALKIDIQKAYDTVNWSFLEAVLLGFGFHRKMVIGKRGLRQGDPLSPYLFTLVMEVLSLLLQRATTVDSGFKFHAHCAKQKIINVLFADDLFIFAHVDCVSIKLIRDALQRRVPFLSAILECLISSRLAYSDCKILVERVQRRIDNWLSKSLSFAGRLQLINSVISAMYTYWASVFMLPVRIVKKLEKCMRRFLWNGGVQGSVRSKVAWKDVCLPKTEGGLGIRSVMDVNKALISSHVWSIINNRRSLWVSWIHSYKLKGTSFWEVKCSSNPSWGWRKFLALRNQIRPYVWKSIQSGRQTNAWSDNWCSCSPVRYLIFPRRIANAGFNLHTTVAELIDANGNWKWPMAWYDLFPVLINISAPTLVEDVADRSYWKDYEGNLRHFHSSEAWNSFRMRNVKVAWVDAVWFSQCIPRHSFHVWLVINNKLKTQDRMSIWEAGSATNLILMCCPLCSYDRDSRDHLFFQCSYASEVWETVREWVDMGKVNNTWSSVMDWMENIASSRQLDRIVCKILLGATTYFIWQERNNRLFSNLQRSPAILSQVIINTVRLKIMGFRIARQPDHMKILDRWQISKKDMLSDPG, encoded by the exons ATGCCGAGACGTGGTATGTACTCTACAAGTAATGTTTCGGTGATTGATGGGTTGTTTGAGATTTCGAAACCTGTGGAATTGGATGGTATGTGGGGATATGGAGGTGGGTATACGGCTGCCAAGGTGGATAcccatgcaaaccctagttcga ATGCTACGGAGACGGTTCAGGATGCTGATGTGCTTATTCCTCGTGAGGTAAATAAGAAGGTCCAGGAAAAATTCGAGAATGTTTTGTATGGATATTTTTTGGGCAACCGGCTTCCATTTCCTGTTGTGGAATACTATGCCAAAAATGTTTGGTCTAAACATGGGTTTGCCAAGATTATGATGAACTCTGAAGGGTTCttcttttttaagtttaattCTAAGGAGGGGATGCTGAAAGTGCTCGAAGAAGGGCCATGGTTAATTAGAaaggttcctcttttcttgaatgtTTGGTCGCCTTCGGTCAACCTCAGGAAGGAGTGTATTAAATCGGTTCCGGTTTGGGTTAAATTCCAAAATGTTCCTATTGCAGTTTATACGGATGATGGGCTGAGTTTGTTAGCGTCTAAGTTGGGTACTCCTAAAAGGTTGGATGGCTATACGGCGGATATGTGTGTGGATAATTGGGGAAGAAGTAGTTTTGCCCGTGCCTTGATTGAGATTAATGCGGATAATGATTTAAAGGACTTTATTACGGTGGCCATCCCGAAGCTTGATGAGGATGGCTATATTACTGAAAAGGTGAAGGTTGAGTACGAATGGAAGCCTCAGCGTTGCTCGGTGTGCTGTGTCTTTGGTCATAATGACCAAACATGCCCTAAGAATGTCGTAACTAAAGCTAAGCAAGTTGTCATAGATGACGAGGGTTTCATAACGGATAAGAGGAAAACGGCTAGAATAGGGGTTATGCAAAAGAAACAGAAGGCTAAATTTGTGTATAGGCCGAAAGTAGGCAACTCGGGTGCGAGCACGTCGGGTACGAAGAATGATAAGCCGGATTCTAGTGTGAATGGCAATGTGGCAACCAAAAACTCATTTGAAGCTTTATCTAAAGCAGATGGGGATGCGGATAACTCTCTTGCTAATGAGAAATCAACGGGGCCAAAGGCGGATGTAAGGAATAGACCGAATGTTAGTTGTGAGGAAGAGGAGGCTGTTGAGGTTGTGCCTACGGAAATGTCTAAATTTATGAGTGATACTTCTCGTGGAAACAAtgctgagggggcaagcactcccgggtTTACGG AATCTCACATCCATGTGAATAAGTTATCCGATATTTGTAGCAAAGTCTTTAGGAATTGGTGTTGGACGTCTAATGGTGGGTTATGTTCCAGAG AAAATAAGTACCATGACCGTCGATCACTATGGAAGGATTTATGCAATTTTAATGCCTTGGCTCGTGAGAAACCATGGATAGTCCTTGGAGATTTTAATGTGGCTCTTAATATGGAAGATTGTCTATCTGGTCCTTCTAACCATTCTATTGGCATGAGGGAGTTCTATGATTGTGTTAAGGAGACTGAATTACTTGACATTCTGAGCCATGGCATCCATTATACGTGGAACCAAAAGCCTAGAGAGGGTATTGGAGTCATGAAGAAGTTAGACCGTGTTATGGGTAATCTTAAATTCCTGGAACTTTTTCCGTATGGTCATGCCCTTTTTAAACCGGCTCGTATATCGGATCATTCTCCTTGTATTTTGAAGATTTCATCGACGGCCCGTAGTAAACCTAAACCATTCAAATTCCCTAATTTTATTGTTACTAAAGCGGAGTTTAGGCAGGCTGTTTCATGTGAATGGGCTAAGGATGTTCAAGGTTACTCTATGTTCGCTGTAGTGAAGAAAATTAGAAACTTGAAACCTATCTTTCGCAAAATCCTCTTTCGGCAAGGTAACTTGCATGAGAGGGTTGCTGATTTACGGCTAAAGCTAGACCATATTCAGCAACAAGTGGATGCTAATCCTTTGGATTTGATGCTTCGTGACGATCATGCCAAATGTCTTCGGGAATTTCAAACGGCGGCGTATGATGAGGAGTGCTTCCTTAAGCAGAAAGCCAAGGTTGAGTGGTTGTGTGCAGGGGATGCGAACACGGCTTTCTTTCATAAGTGTGTGCAAAGTAGGAATGCTAGAAATAAAATTTCGAGTATTATGGATGTGCAAGGGAACCGGTATGAAGGAGATCAAGTTCGAACAGCCTTTCTTAATCATTATACTAATTTTTTGGGTATGGAGGACCAGGTGGAGAACCTTGATATTGGGGATCTTTTTGTTAACACGCTGACCGATTTTTCAGCTAATCATATGGTGCGTTCGGTGACGCGAGATGAGGTCAAGAAAGCTATGTTCGGAATTGGTGAAAACAAAGCTCCAGGCCCGGATGGGTACACTTCTGATTTCTTTAAACATTCTTGGGATGTAGTGGGTGATCAAGTTACGAACGCTGTTCTAGATTTTTTTGAGAATGGCCAAATGTTAAAGCAAATCAATCACACTATTATAGCGTTAGTCCCTAAAAAGGAATCCCCTAACACGGTGCAGGATTACATGCTGATCTCCTGTTGTAATGTCCTCTTTAAATGCATAAGCAAGATTATTACTGATAGAATTAAAGGAAGCTTGGATGGTTTAGTCAGCATAAATCAATCGGCTTTTGTTTCGGGTCGAAAAATTACTGATAATATTCTTCTGACGCAAGAGCTTATGCACAACTATCATATTGATAGAGGCCCGTCTAGATGTGCCTTGAAGATTGATATCCAAAAGGCTTATGATACTGTCAACTGGTCTTTTCTTGAAGCTGTCTTGTTGGGTTTTGGGTTTCATCGAAAAATGGTCAT TGGAAAGAGGGGTCTTAGACAGGGTGACCCTCTGTCTCCGTACTTATTCACACTAGTCATGGAAGtcctctctcttcttcttcagcGTGCCACGACGGTTGACTCAGGTTTTAAATTTCATGCGCATTGTGCTAAACAAAAGATTATTAACGTGTTGTTTGCAGATGATCTGTTCATATTTGCCCATGTTGATTGTGTCTCGATTAAGTTGATAAGGGACGCTCTTCAAAG GAGGGTTCCCTTCCTGTCCGCTATCTTGGAGTGTCTTATATCTTCAAGACTTGCGTATAGTGATTGTAAAATTCTGGTTGAACGGGTACAAAGGAGGATCGACAATTGGCTGTCTAAGTCGCTATCTTTTGCGGGGAGGCTACAGTTGATCAACTCGGTCATATCTGCTATGTATACTTACTGGGCTTCAGTTTTCATGCTACCGGTCAGAATTGTAAAGAAGCTTGAAAAATGTATGCGTCGGTTTTTATGGAATGGGGGGGTTCAAGGTTCGGTCCGTTCTAAAGTGGCTTGGAAGGATGTTTGCTTACCGAAGACGGAAGGTGGTTTGGGTATTCGGAGTGTCATGGATGTTAATAAAGCGTTGATCTCTAGCCATGTATGGAGTATCATTAATAATCGGCGCTCTCTGTGGGTTTCATGGATTCATTCCTACAAGCTTAAAGGTACTAGTTTTTGGGAGGTTAAATGCTCATCTAATCCGAGCTGGGGTTGGAGAAAGTTTCTCGCGCTTCGTAATCAGATCCGGCCTTATGTTTGGAAGTCTATTCAAAGCGGCCGTCAAACTAATGCATGGAGTGATAACTGGTGTTCTTGCAGCCCGGTCCGTTACTTGATTTTTCCTAGGCGTATTGCCAATGCAGGTTTCAACCTGCACACGACGGTTGCGGAGTTAATCGATGCTAATGGTAATTGGAAATGGCCAATGGCTTGGTATGATTTATTTCCGGTGCTAATAAATATTTCAGCTCCCACCTTAGTGGAGGATGTGGCTGATCGATCTTACTGGAAGGATTATGAAGGTAACTTACGGCATTTTCACTCTTCTGAAGCTTGGAACTCTTTTCGGATGAGAAATGTTAAAGTTGCTTGGGTTGATGCGGTTTGGTTTAGCCAGTGTATCCCTAGACACTCGTTTCATGTTTGGCTAGTTATTAACAACAAGCTAAAGACTCAGGATAGGATGTCTATCTGGGAAGCGGGTAGTGCCACTAATCTCATCCTCATGTGTTGTCCGTTGTGTTCTTATGATCGCGATTCTAGGGATCATCTCTTCTTTCAGTGTTCTTATGCCTCTGAGGTATGGGAGACAGTTAGAGAATGGGTTGATATGGGGAAAGTCAATAACACATGGAGTTCAGTTATGGATTGGATGGAGAACATCGCTAGCTCGAGGCAGCTCGACAGGATTGTTTGCAAGATTCTCTTAGGGGCTACTACCTATTTCATTTGGCAAGAAAGAAATAATCGGCTATTTTCGAATCTTCAGCGATCCCCGGCTATTCTCTCGCAAGTTATTATTAACACAGTTCGACTGAAGATAATGGGATTCAGGATTGCTAGACAACCGGACCACATGAAGATCCTTGACCGATGGCAGATCTCGAAGAAGGATATGTTGTCGGATCCAGGCTAA